TCATCCCCGCGAGGCATTGGACAACGCCTTCGCGATCCTCGAGATCAACCCCCGGCTGATCCGCCCGTTGCTGCTGATGGCCCGCGCGGCACTGGACGTCGGCGAACCGGAGATCGCCCGCAAGGCCATCAGGCGGCTCCAGAAGATCATGCCCGAGGCCGATCCCGACCTGCCGGCACAGCAGACCTACCGCCAGTTGCTGAGCGAGATCGCTTCGCCCGCCTCGTCCTGAGCGGCACACCGGCGAGAAAAGGCGGCTCCGCGGGGAGCCGCCTTTTCCGTGCGTGCGACGAGCCGTCTACACCTCGGCGAAGAAGTACCGCTTCAGGCACTGGATGATCTTGTCGTAGGTGTCCGGGTACAGGGCCCAGACGGCGGCCGCCACCGAGCTCAGGAGGCTGTTGCCGTCCTGGGGGGTGAAGCAGAAGCCCGTGATCTCGTGGCCGTCCTCGGACACGTGGATGCCGTTGTAGGGAATCACTGTCTGGTTGAGGATGCGCCCGTAGAAGCCGTGGTCGCGGCCGAAGGAGAAGATGGAGTTGGCCGTCTTCTTGTGGGTCATCGCGATGCGGTCGTTGCGCTCGCAACGCTTGATGAGCTCCTCGAGGGTGACCTTCTTCCGCACCTTCAGGTGGAACTGCAGGGCGTGCATGAAGTTGGTGTTCAGCTTGATCGCCGACGAGAAGAGCTTCAGATCGTAGCCCAGGGTGTTGAACAGGTGCCAGGCGTCGCGTGCGTGGTGCGTCCCGAAACGCGCATCCTTGTGGGGGCCGACCTCGGGGCTGGGCACGAACTTGGCGTCCTGGCTGATGTCGTTGCTGCGGCGGATGCAGACGAAACGCCCTTCCACGAGATTATCCGGATCATCCTCCTCGATGCCCAGGGTCTTGATGATCAGGGACAGGTTGTGCGTGTTGCAGCTGACCACCTGGATGTACTTGTCCACCTTGTGATCCAGTATCTCGTCGTTGATCCCTCGCGCGTATTGCTTGCCGAAGCCGAACTCGCTGCCCTGGGCGATGAAGACGTCGGTGTTCTCCTCGTAGGACTTGTACCAGCGCTCCTTCATCTCGTTGCCCATGGGCGTGCAATCGATGACGACCCGTGACGCTTCCAGGGCTTCCTCGGAGGTCAGATCGACGTTGATGCCCAGTTCCTTGAAGCCTGCTATCCGGTCCTTGTTGGCCACGATCCTGGCGCCCCGCTTGATGAGGGCCTCCACCTTGCTGCGGTCGGTCAGCAGCGGCGTGTTCTTGTGGAAGAGCACGTCGTCCAGTCCCAGCTGATCCTTGAAATGGCAGAGGAGCCCGATCAGTGGCTCGCCTATGGTGCCTGTCCCCACAACGAGGACGTTCTTCGTACCGCGCATGGATCCTCCCGAAGAGTTTTTCAGTACTGGAACGCTGCCGCTAACGGTCGGCGTCGGGGCAGCGGCCGGCGCCAGCCCGGCTCATCCCGCCGCGCATCGCGACGGCATGAACGTTTCGGGCCGAGCCATGCTAGCACGCGGCCTCGAGGCGCGCCAACCTCAATTGGGAAACGCTTCACTCGTGGGGCATGCGCTCTCGTGCGCTGACGAAGAACTTCTGGGCGGGGTAGTGGTTGAGGTTGCTGACGCGGCTGGTGTAGATGCAGGCCACGTCCTTGATCTGCTCGCCGAAGCGCGAGGACGCCCTGCCTTCCCGGAAGATCGAGCCCCAGACCGGGCTGTAGGCGGCCGCGATGCGCTTCTGCAGATGGGCGCGCCGGCCGAGACCGGACTTGAAGTGGTCCAGCAGGACTCCGGCCGCCTCGGGATCGTGATCGGGCACGGACAGCAGGTGGTCGCGCTCGAGCGTCAGATCCTCCAGGGCGGCTTCGACGGTCTCGAGTTCGCGAATGCTGTCGCGCACGGGCAGGGTGGCCAGGATCTCCTCCTCCACCTCGGGCACGATCATGGCCGTGCGCCAGCCCACGGACTTCTTGCTGCGCAGGATGTCCCCGTAGGTGTGGTCGCCGAAGTACAGGATGCTGTCGCCGATGGCGCCCAGTTTCGACTCGAGGAAGAAGGCATCGCCGCCCGTGTAGCACTGTCCCGGCTGGTGGTCGAGCCCGGGCACGCTGGACGGGGGCACGGCGCGCCCCTTCCCCTGCTGGAGGAAGAAGCCGGGTTTGTGCGACGTGCAGATGATCAGGTCGAAGAGGTCGGTCCAGGACGCGCCGCCGTTGCTCAGGATGTAGCTCATCACCGCACCCGTGTAGTCGGGCTCCGAATTGGTCAGCAGGAAGAGCTTCTTGCCCGCCTCGCGGAACTTGGTCAGCGTCACCTCGAGCAGCGAGTCCTTGACGAAGAAGCGCGGCAGGTCGGACATGATCTGGCGCTTGAGCGAGCCGTCGCGGTGGATGGTGTCGATGGCGTCGCGGATGTCCTCGAAGAGCACCTTGTAGCTGGTCTTGATCGTACCCGGAGACCCGTCCTTCAGGGCCACCAGGGCCGTGTAGAGGGAGCCTTCGGGTAGGTCGAAGAGGGTGTCCACGACCCGGTAGCGGTTGGTGCTGAGGCGGATGCGCCCGCGCTTGTACGCCGCGCGGCGATCCTCGCGAGAAAGCAGTTCGCCCCCGTGCCGCACGCGGGCCACGTACCCGTTGGCGTCCATCTTGATGATGTTGCCGAGGCGCTTGTCGACGATCAGTCCCCTGACGATCGCGGAACGATCGTAGGGCGTGTCGCGGATCAGCTTCGGATAGCCCTTGGTCGAAACCAGCAGATCGATCGCCATCTCGAAGCAGAGCTGCTCGAACACGTGGTGGTCGTAGAGGGCCAGGGTATGATCCATGTCGAAACCGATCGCCGCGATGGATTCCATGCGCAGGTTGCGGTTGGCGTAGACCTGCTTGTGCGCCGGGAGCACGGCGCCGGGCAGATCGGGCAGTCGCTTGTCGGTCAGCAGATGTCGCAAAGGCATTCCTCGAATCGAAACGGTAACGGCCGGACGCGGCGTCACGAGGGCATCAACACGGTGTTCTTCCCGGGCAGCAGCTCGCTCACCCAGTCCGAAGCGCCGCGGAAGCCGGGATACTCGGGGAACAGGGTCTCGGCCTTGGCGCGCCAGCTCTTGGCGTTGTCGATGAAACCCAGTTCCTCCAGGGTCCGGCACCCCCTCACCCAGGCCGACAGGTTGCTGTCGTCGGTCGTGACGGCGCGCAGGTAGAAACCCATCGCCCGACGCCCCTCGCCGCGTGCGCGGGCGCAGTCGGCCTTGCCCAGCCAGGCGTGGGAATAGAGGGGCGACAGGGACAGCGCCTTGTCGAACCTCTCCTCGGCGGCGTCGCAGTCCCCGCCGGCCAGGGTCAGCAGCCCAAGATATCTCAGCGGGTAGAGGTATCGCCACTTGTCGGACGTCTCGGACGCGTCCGGCGCGGAGGCCAGGCAGTCCTCGAGATCGCGTCCGGCGCGCTTCTTCAGGCTGGCGGCGCTGACCACCGTCAGCTCCTTCTTCGCGGCGGATGTCAGCTGCGCGATCACGGCCACGGCGCGCCGGTACCTTAGATACAGGTCGTCGTGCCAAAGATCAAGGGCCTGTTGGACGACCAGCAGCGCGCCGGCGGTATCCCCCCTGGCCAGGCGGCACGCGCCGAGCAGGCCGGCCAGTTCCGGTCCGTACCCCAGCTCCCGGGAGATCGCGCCGTCCATGCCTACGACATTGTCCCAGGCGCGGGTCAGACGCTTCTCCGTCTTGCGGAGACCGGCGACGGGCAGGACCTCGTCCTCGAGCATAACGAGCGTCTCGGCGGCCAGGCAATAGGCGAAATAGGGTTCGTAGGGATATTCGCGGGTGGCATCCCGCAGCAGGCGACGGTTCCTCTCGACCCGGCTCCTGACACGCGCGGTGTCGCCGCCGTCGTGAAGCACCGCCAGCGGGCTGGGCGCGATCGTCAGGGCTCGCGCGGTGGCCCAGTTCTCCAGGGCGATCTCGATGGTCTCGTGGACGGGATAGCAATACCGAACGTACGGATGGTTGCGGAACAGACGCACCTGCAGGTCGGCTTCCCCGCCGCGCGTCGCATCGTTGCCCAGGAGCGAGACTCGGTACCCGGCCGCCAGCGGTTCGGCCATCAGCTTCTGCAGTTCCACCGGCCTCACCGGCTGCAGGCGCTCGTCCGCATCCAGCACGAGTATCCAGTCGCAACGCGCCTCGGACAGCACGGCGTTGCGCGCCGCGGCGAAATCGTCCTCCCAGGGCACGTCGATCACGCGGGCGCCGTACCCCTCCGCGATCAGCCGCGTGTTGTCGCTCGATCCCGTGTCGCCCACGACGATCTCGTCCACGACAGCCAGGGCGGACTTGATGGCCTGGCCGATCGTGGCTTCCTCGTCCTTGACGATCATGCACAGTGCGAGAGTTTTTCTTTTCATACGTGGTCTATTCCGGCGTTCGCAGTGGTACGTCCGGCCCCATCCAAACGCGGCTCGTGCTCGTTCCATCATGATATCGGCCCCTGCGCCGGTGAGTTTAGCCGCGTATGCTCCGACAGGTCTCTATTGCCAAGAACGGGTCCTTTCCCCATCATGGACGAAGGACGGGACACGGCCCGTGTCCCGATCATGAAGCTTCGCTACGCCGCCAACCGCCGGGGGATGCAGCCTCGATGAGCCACGACAGGAATCCCTTCGCCCGACCGTCGGACCGGCTCGCGCCGGCAGAGCTCCACGGGCAGGACCGGATCCCCGCCTATGCCTTGCTGGACAATATCCGCAGCGTGGGGAACGTCGGCTCGATCTTCAGGACGGCGGACGCGGTCAACCTGGGCGGCCTGTACCTCTGCGGCATGACCGGCACGCCGCCGCGCCCCGACATGGAGAAGACGGCACTCGGCGCGACCGAGACCGTGCCCTGGGACTACTGGCGGCAACCCGGGGACATCCTGGCGGAACTGCACGCACGGGGCGTGCAGGTGGTGGCCCTGGAGCAGACGCCCGGGGCCATACCCTACGACGGTTTCGCCTACACCTTTCCGGTGTGCTTCGTGGTGGGACACGAGGTGGACGGCGTCTCGCCGTCGGCGCTCGCCCTGGCCGACGCGACCGTGGAGATATCCATGTCCGGCGCCAAGAAGTCGCTCAACGTGGCTGTCGGCTTCGGACTGATGGCCTTCGAGATACGGAGGCAGTGGCTGCGCACGCGGGAGGCCGGGTCGTGAAGTACATCTCGCCCTGGCAGTGGGGGCCCTACCGCGGCGCCGTCGCCGGGATCCGCGCACTGCTCGGTGCGGTCGGGGCCTCCGAGACGGGCTTCATCAGGCATCTGGTCGACGACAACAACCGCCGCGTCAAGAGGCACCTGGCTCGCCACGGCGCCGGGACGGTGCTGCTGATCCTGCCCCGGTGCGTCAAACGGAAATGCTGCGAGCTGGATCCCGCCGGGTCCCTGGCGGGCTGCATCGACTGCCGGGACTGCGCCCTGGGCGACCTCGCGCGCATCGCCGCCGCGTACGACGTGAGGGCGCTGGTGGCCTACCGCAGCCACATCGCC
This bacterium DNA region includes the following protein-coding sequences:
- a CDS encoding DUF116 domain-containing protein codes for the protein MKYISPWQWGPYRGAVAGIRALLGAVGASETGFIRHLVDDNNRRVKRHLARHGAGTVLLILPRCVKRKCCELDPAGSLAGCIDCRDCALGDLARIAAAYDVRALVAYRSHIAYAMARREQPELIIATACEDRLVKALRSVPEIPALLAPLTGMERMCVGAIFEPTWFEEQIALAVGSAGGERRVSCAHTGP
- a CDS encoding HAD-IG family 5'-nucleotidase — its product is MRHLLTDKRLPDLPGAVLPAHKQVYANRNLRMESIAAIGFDMDHTLALYDHHVFEQLCFEMAIDLLVSTKGYPKLIRDTPYDRSAIVRGLIVDKRLGNIIKMDANGYVARVRHGGELLSREDRRAAYKRGRIRLSTNRYRVVDTLFDLPEGSLYTALVALKDGSPGTIKTSYKVLFEDIRDAIDTIHRDGSLKRQIMSDLPRFFVKDSLLEVTLTKFREAGKKLFLLTNSEPDYTGAVMSYILSNGGASWTDLFDLIICTSHKPGFFLQQGKGRAVPPSSVPGLDHQPGQCYTGGDAFFLESKLGAIGDSILYFGDHTYGDILRSKKSVGWRTAMIVPEVEEEILATLPVRDSIRELETVEAALEDLTLERDHLLSVPDHDPEAAGVLLDHFKSGLGRRAHLQKRIAAAYSPVWGSIFREGRASSRFGEQIKDVACIYTSRVSNLNHYPAQKFFVSARERMPHE
- a CDS encoding glycosyltransferase — encoded protein: MKRKTLALCMIVKDEEATIGQAIKSALAVVDEIVVGDTGSSDNTRLIAEGYGARVIDVPWEDDFAAARNAVLSEARCDWILVLDADERLQPVRPVELQKLMAEPLAAGYRVSLLGNDATRGGEADLQVRLFRNHPYVRYCYPVHETIEIALENWATARALTIAPSPLAVLHDGGDTARVRSRVERNRRLLRDATREYPYEPYFAYCLAAETLVMLEDEVLPVAGLRKTEKRLTRAWDNVVGMDGAISRELGYGPELAGLLGACRLARGDTAGALLVVQQALDLWHDDLYLRYRRAVAVIAQLTSAAKKELTVVSAASLKKRAGRDLEDCLASAPDASETSDKWRYLYPLRYLGLLTLAGGDCDAAEERFDKALSLSPLYSHAWLGKADCARARGEGRRAMGFYLRAVTTDDSNLSAWVRGCRTLEELGFIDNAKSWRAKAETLFPEYPGFRGASDWVSELLPGKNTVLMPS
- a CDS encoding TrmH family RNA methyltransferase, which codes for MSHDRNPFARPSDRLAPAELHGQDRIPAYALLDNIRSVGNVGSIFRTADAVNLGGLYLCGMTGTPPRPDMEKTALGATETVPWDYWRQPGDILAELHARGVQVVALEQTPGAIPYDGFAYTFPVCFVVGHEVDGVSPSALALADATVEISMSGAKKSLNVAVGFGLMAFEIRRQWLRTREAGS